Within SAR202 cluster bacterium, the genomic segment ACTACTTGGTGAACAGCAGGAAATACTGGTTGGGATTCAGCTCCCGGCGGCGGTGGAGCTTAACGCCCGCCTGGGTAGCAAGGTCTATCATGTCCTCAGGCGAGACCCGCATCTCCGTGGGAGGGCCGTCGTCGCTATCCTTCTTGTGCCATTCCAGCACTGCGCACCAGCCCCCGTTCTTTAACAGCCTGGTGGCCGCCGACATGAAGGCCTGTTTGTCGGAATTGTGATGGGCCACATAGGCCAGCATTATTCCGTCCATGGCCCCGTCCTCTATCGGGAAATCCGACTCGCCGCACTTTTGGACCTCAATGTTGGACAGCTTGGCCTCGGCCACCCGCGCTTTCATGGCCTCCAGCATCTCATCCTCAATGTCCAGGGCGTAAATTTTGCCGTGGGGCACCAGCTTGGCCATAGGTATGGCAAGATGCCCCGGCCCGCAGCCAATGTCGGCGATTCGATGGTAGGGGTCCAGGGGCAGCTGCAATAGCAGCTCGTAGGGGTCTAACTCCCGCCTCCGCTCGGGCGAAAGCATGGCTTCAATATGTTCCTTGTTGTGCGCGGGTTTAGATGTCATGTCCATGGCCTGAGAAGAGATTTATCGGGACGTGTAGTTCTATATTACCAGCCGTGATAACTAGGCACTAGCATAGCGCCTCGACATCCCTGCTACGATTCTCCCGCCGCCTTTATCGCCTCTCCTAGCTCCATCATTCCCCGGTACAGAGCGCTGCCCACCACCACCCCTTCGGCCCCTGTCGGCCCCAGCAGGCGAATGTCCTCGACAGTGCTTACGCCTCCTGACGCTAGCACGGCCTTGCCGGTGCGCCTCACCAGGTCTGATACACCCTCAAAGTTAGGTGACATGAGAGTGCCGTCCCGCGCGATGTCCGTGTATAGGAACCGCTCCGCCCCCCGCTTTATCATCTCCATCGCCAAGTCCACGGTGTTCACGTCCGTGCGCTCTTGCCATCCCTTGATCGCCACCTTGCCGCCCTTGGCATCCACCGCCACCACCACTCTGCCGCTGCCCAGACTCTTGCATAATATCTCCACCAGTCCCGGGTTCTCCACAGCCGCCGTGCCTACCACCACCCTGTTAACGCCCGATGCCACAAGGCTTTGGGCGGACTCCAGGCTGCGAATGCCGCCGCCCACCTGCACAGGGATATTTACGCTGGCGACAATCGCTTTCACGGCTTCCAGGTTGACCATGTAACCGTCCCGGGAGCCATTCAGGTCCACGACATGTAGGCGCTTAGCGCCCTCCGACTCCCATCGCTTTGCCATCTCCGAGGGCTCGCGTGAGAACACCGTCTGTCGCTGGAAATCGCCCTGGTAGAGCCGGACGCAGGCGCCGTCCTTGAGGTCGATGGCCGGGATGACTTCCATGGCCTACCGCCGCGACGACACCAGGGCGGCGTGCTCCACAAAATTTCGATAGAGCTTCAACCCCAACGGCCCGCTTTTCTCAGGATGGAACTGGGTGGCGATGAGGTTGTCGCGAGCCAACAGACTGCAAAACCCCACACCGTAATCGGTGGAGCCTATGGTCACGCTGTTGTCGGCGGGCTGAACATAATAGCTGTGGACGAAATAGAAGTAGGACTTCGATGGGACGTCTTTAAGAACTGGGTGCGCGGTCGATAATTCCACCGAGTTCCAGCCCATGTGCGGCACCTTTTGTCCCAGCGGCAGCAGACGCACTCGCCCCGGCACAATGCCCAGACACTCGGCGTTGCCCTCGTCGGTGCTGTCCATGAGGAGTTGCAGGCCCAGGCATACCCCCATGAACGGCCGGCCCGACGCCGCGAATTCGCGAAGGGGATCCACCAGGCCGCGCTTTCGCAGCGCCTTCATGGCGGCATCGCCGGCGCCTACGCCGGGCAGGATGGCCGCGTCTGCCGACAGCAGCTCCCCGGGGTCTTGCGATATGACAGGCCGTGCCCCGGTCTGCTCTAGCGCCTTGGCGACGCTCCGCAAGTTGCCGGACTCGTAGTCCACCACTACCAGCTTCAGGTCGGCGACGGCTCGCTGTGCGTCAGCCATCGGATGCCTTTTCCAGCGGCAGATGGCGGTCCTCATAACGCGCCAGGACAAACAGCAAGTCGCCCAGGCGGTTGAGGTATCGCAGCACTTCCAGGTTTGTCAGGCTGCCCGCCTCCTTCAGCCGCACTACCTCCCGCTCGGCGCGGCGCACTACCGTCCGCGCCAGGTCGATGGCCGCGGACCCCGGCGACCCGCCAGGCAGGATAAAAGAACGAGGCAGCGGCGCCTCCTGGG encodes:
- a CDS encoding class I SAM-dependent methyltransferase, which translates into the protein MDMTSKPAHNKEHIEAMLSPERRRELDPYELLLQLPLDPYHRIADIGCGPGHLAIPMAKLVPHGKIYALDIEDEMLEAMKARVAEAKLSNIEVQKCGESDFPIEDGAMDGIMLAYVAHHNSDKQAFMSAATRLLKNGGWCAVLEWHKKDSDDGPPTEMRVSPEDMIDLATQAGVKLHRRRELNPNQYFLLFTK
- the hisA gene encoding 1-(5-phosphoribosyl)-5-[(5-phosphoribosylamino)methylideneamino]imidazole-4-carboxamide isomerase — encoded protein: MEVIPAIDLKDGACVRLYQGDFQRQTVFSREPSEMAKRWESEGAKRLHVVDLNGSRDGYMVNLEAVKAIVASVNIPVQVGGGIRSLESAQSLVASGVNRVVVGTAAVENPGLVEILCKSLGSGRVVVAVDAKGGKVAIKGWQERTDVNTVDLAMEMIKRGAERFLYTDIARDGTLMSPNFEGVSDLVRRTGKAVLASGGVSTVEDIRLLGPTGAEGVVVGSALYRGMMELGEAIKAAGES
- the hisH gene encoding imidazole glycerol phosphate synthase subunit HisH, translated to MKLVVVDYESGNLRSVAKALEQTGARPVISQDPGELLSADAAILPGVGAGDAAMKALRKRGLVDPLREFAASGRPFMGVCLGLQLLMDSTDEGNAECLGIVPGRVRLLPLGQKVPHMGWNSVELSTAHPVLKDVPSKSYFYFVHSYYVQPADNSVTIGSTDYGVGFCSLLARDNLIATQFHPEKSGPLGLKLYRNFVEHAALVSSRR